Proteins from a single region of Aureibacter tunicatorum:
- a CDS encoding dihydroorotase: MRVLIKSVEIRDAGSKYNKQVKNVLLDNGVIVSIDDNEAEADQVIDGQGMLLSQGWFDLRANFNDPGLEFKEDLESGANAAKAGGFTDVLLLPNTEPVIDSKNEVNYVTSRNRSRLTQLHVAAAVTKGAKGEDFTDIVDLHHQGALAFTDGEKPLYNSDILLKALQYLQKFDGVLMNRPSDKYLSMFGQMHEGHQSTMLGMKGIPSMAEELMVIRDLKLLEYAGGGKLHFSNLSTKESVDLIRKAKKDGLNVTCDIASHQLLFDDSQLVGFDTNYKVDPPFRSTEDIEALKVGLKDGTIDAVVSSHTPHDQECKQLEFDLADFGVIGLQTVYSSLKQAGLDDDLIVEKLVEGPRRVLGLENMTIEEGKKLSLTLFDPEANWTFDASTNKSKANNSPLFGKELKGRAKAVVNNGQVEELY; this comes from the coding sequence ATGAGAGTATTAATAAAGTCAGTGGAGATTCGCGACGCCGGATCGAAGTATAACAAACAAGTCAAAAATGTGCTGTTGGACAATGGTGTGATCGTTTCTATCGATGATAATGAAGCGGAAGCCGATCAAGTAATAGACGGACAGGGCATGTTGTTGTCGCAAGGCTGGTTTGACTTGAGGGCTAATTTCAATGACCCTGGTTTGGAATTCAAGGAAGATTTGGAGTCGGGTGCCAATGCGGCGAAAGCCGGAGGTTTCACTGACGTGTTGCTTCTGCCAAATACCGAACCTGTGATTGACTCAAAAAATGAAGTGAATTATGTCACTTCAAGAAACAGGTCACGATTGACTCAGTTGCATGTGGCAGCTGCTGTTACAAAAGGCGCTAAAGGCGAGGATTTTACTGATATTGTGGATTTGCATCATCAAGGAGCATTAGCTTTTACTGATGGGGAAAAACCTCTTTATAATAGCGATATTTTATTGAAGGCATTGCAGTATTTGCAAAAGTTTGATGGAGTATTGATGAATAGGCCATCGGATAAGTACTTGTCCATGTTTGGACAAATGCACGAAGGTCATCAAAGCACAATGTTGGGTATGAAGGGCATCCCTTCTATGGCTGAAGAGCTTATGGTCATCAGGGATTTGAAGTTGTTGGAATATGCTGGAGGAGGCAAGTTGCACTTTAGCAATTTATCCACTAAAGAGTCCGTTGACTTGATTCGAAAAGCTAAGAAAGATGGATTAAACGTAACTTGCGATATAGCTTCTCATCAATTGCTGTTTGACGATTCTCAGTTGGTTGGATTCGACACGAATTATAAAGTTGATCCGCCTTTCAGGTCTACGGAAGATATTGAAGCATTGAAAGTTGGTTTGAAAGACGGTACTATTGACGCGGTTGTCTCAAGCCATACTCCGCACGATCAAGAGTGCAAGCAATTGGAGTTTGATTTGGCTGATTTTGGTGTAATTGGTCTTCAGACTGTGTATTCTTCATTGAAGCAGGCTGGGCTTGATGATGATTTGATTGTTGAGAAATTAGTGGAGGGCCCAAGAAGAGTGTTAGGATTGGAGAACATGACAATTGAAGAAGGAAAAAAGCTAAGCTTGACATTGTTTGATCCTGAAGCGAATTGGACTTTTGACGCGAGTACTAATAAGTCAAAAGCGAACAACTCGCCATTATTTGGCAAAGAGCTAAAGGGGAGAGCTAAGGCTGTTGTCAATAACGGACAAGTAGAGGAATTGTATTAA
- a CDS encoding DUF4199 domain-containing protein yields the protein MNNLLVKIGLKYGGIGGLMAVLAMVAFVFIDNNPLGPEFYFAAPLVFVFVFFAMREFKFFKDGYMTFSQGVAIGFITYVMIGIISGIAVFALLQWIEPELLPHYIELKMKGLMENKTEIIAQYGEGVFNDNYDKLPKTTAWELGLTDFIQKLLSGVIITMILTMLMRKSKPIEE from the coding sequence ATGAATAACTTGTTGGTGAAAATAGGCCTTAAGTATGGTGGTATCGGAGGTTTGATGGCTGTTTTGGCAATGGTGGCTTTCGTGTTTATCGATAATAATCCATTAGGTCCAGAGTTTTATTTTGCCGCTCCTTTGGTTTTTGTTTTTGTGTTTTTTGCAATGCGAGAATTTAAGTTTTTCAAAGATGGATACATGACATTTTCTCAAGGGGTTGCCATTGGCTTTATAACCTATGTTATGATTGGGATAATTTCTGGGATTGCAGTGTTTGCTCTTTTGCAATGGATCGAGCCTGAATTATTGCCCCATTATATTGAGTTGAAGATGAAAGGTTTAATGGAAAACAAAACTGAGATTATCGCTCAATATGGAGAAGGGGTATTCAATGATAATTACGACAAACTTCCGAAAACGACGGCTTGGGAATTAGGCCTTACAGATTTTATTCAAAAACTATTGTCAGGAGTAATAATCACTATGATTTTGACGATGTTGATGAGAAAATCAAAACCAATAGAAGAATAA